A stretch of the Aegilops tauschii subsp. strangulata cultivar AL8/78 chromosome 4, Aet v6.0, whole genome shotgun sequence genome encodes the following:
- the LOC141021640 gene encoding uncharacterized protein, with protein sequence MFTWRLKHESLAFRTNLERRGIKVESTKCLFCSSADEDDTHLFIKCKAVKAVWRALELEKVRGELEGIRSVHAMLDYLWGLDENLRVKILTMWWHWWNNWNKLREGESPVPADEVTRRVLCNSMEYLQLFKSKTSKKEELKWQPPRDGMLKANFDGAYRPGEAFVTWGVIIQDEVEDVVTAPVGRTEHVTDPFGAKVTTMTEAIDMAADLGAFRMVFETDSKLLQESLDLTKVDSSPYAAIIEDSKF encoded by the coding sequence ATGTTCACATGGCGTTTAAAGCACGAATCGCTGGCCTTTCGCACTAATCTGGAGAGGAGAGGCATCAAGGTGGAGAGCACAAAGTGCCTGTTTTGCAGTTCTGCAGACGAGGACGACACACACTTATTCATTAAGTGTAAAGCTGTGAAGGCGGTGTGGCGAGCGCTGGAGCTAGAAAAGGTGAGGGGTGAGCTTGAAGGCATCAGGTCCGTGCATGCCATGCTTGATTATCTATGGGGTCTAGATGAGAATTTGCGAGTGAAAATCCTTACCATGTGGTGGCACTGGTGGAATAACTGGAATAAATTAAGGGAAGGGGAGTCACCCGTGCCCGCTGACGAAGTGACAAGACGAGTTCTCTGCAACTCCATGGAATACCTGCAGTTGTTCAAGTCCAAAACGAGCAAGAAGGAGGAGCTCAAATGGCAACCGCCGAGAGATGGCATGCTTAAAGCAAACTTTGATGGGGCTTATAGACCCGGCGAGGCTTTTGTCACCTGGGGAGTCATCATACAAGATGAGGTGGAGGATGTTGTCACGGCGCCCGTAGGCAGGACCGAGCATGTCACCGATCCTTTTGGTGCCAAGGTCACAACCATGACAGAGGCCATCGACATGGCGGCAGACCTGGGAGCGTTCCGGATGGTCTTCGAGACGGACTCCAAGCTACTGCAAGAATCTCTTGATCTCACAAAAGTAGACTCCTCACCGTACGCGGCGATCATCGAGGACTCCAAGTTCTAG